Proteins from a genomic interval of Mesobacillus sp. S13:
- the yhaM gene encoding 3'-5' exoribonuclease YhaM, whose translation MNKGILNHETGDQVELFLLIKHSSKGIASNGKPFLTLILQDQSGEIEAKLWDVSEEDESTYCAESIVKVQGDIQNYRGRNQLKIRQIRPASPIDSVKLSDFLETAPVSQDEMSSKLTQYIFEMKNPNIQRVTRHLLKKHMNAFMEYPAATKNHHEFVSGLAYHVVSMLDLAKSIATLYPSLDKDLLYAGVILHDLGKVIELSGPISTTYTVEGNLLGHISIMVNEIGKAADELGISGEETIILQHMVLSHHGKAEWGSPKPPMIKEAEILHYIDNLDAKMNMLDRALSRVKPGEFSERVFALDNRSFYKPVFHK comes from the coding sequence ATGAATAAAGGAATTTTGAATCACGAAACAGGGGACCAGGTAGAATTGTTTTTATTGATCAAACATTCGTCAAAAGGGATTGCCAGCAACGGTAAGCCGTTTTTGACACTCATCCTCCAGGATCAGAGCGGGGAGATCGAGGCGAAGCTTTGGGATGTTTCCGAGGAAGATGAAAGTACTTATTGTGCTGAAAGCATTGTGAAAGTACAGGGGGATATCCAGAATTACCGAGGGCGCAACCAGCTGAAAATCAGGCAAATACGGCCTGCTTCACCAATTGACTCTGTCAAACTATCTGATTTTCTTGAGACAGCCCCAGTCAGCCAGGATGAAATGAGCAGCAAGCTTACCCAATATATATTCGAAATGAAGAACCCTAATATCCAGAGAGTCACAAGACATCTTCTGAAAAAGCATATGAATGCCTTTATGGAATATCCTGCAGCAACAAAGAACCATCACGAATTTGTCTCAGGACTTGCGTATCATGTTGTCTCGATGCTTGACCTTGCGAAGTCGATCGCAACACTATATCCAAGCCTTGATAAGGATCTTTTGTATGCAGGAGTCATCCTTCATGATTTGGGGAAAGTCATAGAATTATCAGGTCCGATTTCTACCACCTATACAGTGGAAGGGAATTTGCTCGGACACATATCGATCATGGTCAATGAGATTGGCAAGGCTGCCGATGAGTTAGGCATTAGTGGAGAGGAAACCATCATTCTTCAGCATATGGTCTTAAGTCACCATGGCAAGGCAGAGTGGGGCAGCCCGAAACCGCCAATGATCAAAGAGGCAGAAATCCTGCATTATATCGATAATCTCGATGCGAAAATGAATATGCTGGACCGGGCGCTGTCACGGGTTAAACCAGGCGAGTTCTCCGAAAGAGTATTCGCGCTTGATAACCGTTCCTTTTATAAGCCTGTTTTCCATAAGTAA
- a CDS encoding sporulation YhaL family protein — protein MSIPIWVIAVAAGIVFSAFMAVKTGKEERKEEMESIEREGELYMKRLEREKERREHSAEA, from the coding sequence ATGTCAATTCCAATCTGGGTAATAGCAGTCGCAGCAGGAATCGTATTCAGTGCCTTCATGGCAGTGAAAACAGGAAAAGAAGAAAGAAAAGAAGAAATGGAAAGCATTGAGCGTGAGGGCGAGCTTTACATGAAAAGGCTCGAGCGGGAAAAGGAAAGGCGCGAACATTCAGCGGAAGCATAA
- a CDS encoding peptidylprolyl isomerase, with the protein MKKMIISLTVAAGVMGLGACSNDNADSSEVIVESKAGNITKEELYQSMKEKYGEQALQELLYQKVLAENYEVTDKEVEEKVAELKEELGENFELVLQQNQLKDEEELKEVLKDQLLMEKAALKDVKVSEEEVKKRYEEYKPEIKASHILVEDEKTAQEVKKKLDEGAKFEDLAKEYSQDPGSAAQGGDLGFFGPGKMVPEFEEAAYALEVNKISEPVKSQHGYHIIKVTEKKEKKSYEEMKDELEYELKLAQLDSNKIQEVLKRELDAANVKIKDKDLKGAAEFPEAEAQTPQ; encoded by the coding sequence ATGAAAAAAATGATAATTTCCCTCACGGTTGCAGCCGGAGTAATGGGACTAGGTGCATGCAGCAACGATAATGCTGATTCTTCAGAAGTGATCGTTGAGTCGAAAGCGGGCAACATCACGAAAGAAGAGCTTTATCAATCAATGAAGGAAAAGTATGGAGAGCAAGCGCTTCAAGAATTGCTATACCAGAAAGTTCTTGCGGAAAATTATGAAGTAACTGATAAAGAGGTTGAGGAAAAAGTGGCCGAGCTTAAGGAAGAGCTTGGAGAGAACTTCGAACTCGTTCTACAGCAGAACCAGCTTAAAGACGAAGAGGAATTAAAAGAGGTCCTGAAAGACCAGCTTCTAATGGAAAAAGCTGCGCTTAAAGATGTGAAAGTCAGCGAAGAAGAAGTCAAAAAGCGTTATGAAGAATACAAACCTGAAATCAAAGCAAGCCATATTCTTGTAGAAGATGAGAAGACTGCACAAGAAGTGAAGAAAAAACTTGATGAAGGCGCAAAGTTTGAAGACTTAGCGAAGGAATACTCACAGGATCCTGGTTCAGCTGCACAAGGCGGAGATCTTGGATTCTTCGGACCTGGTAAAATGGTACCAGAATTCGAAGAGGCTGCTTATGCCTTGGAAGTAAACAAAATCAGCGAACCTGTAAAATCACAGCACGGTTACCACATCATCAAGGTAACGGAAAAGAAAGAAAAAAAATCTTACGAAGAAATGAAGGACGAGCTAGAGTATGAGTTGAAGCTTGCTCAGCTGGACTCTAACAAGATTCAAGAAGTCCTGAAGCGTGAGCTTGATGCGGCTAACGTTAAAATCAAGGATAAAGACCTTAAAGGTGCTGCTGAATTCCCAGAAGCAGAAGCACAAACACCACAATAA
- a CDS encoding YjcZ family sporulation protein, with protein sequence MGHYNSGFALIVVLFILLIVVGAAYL encoded by the coding sequence ATGGGCCACTATAATTCAGGCTTTGCGTTAATCGTTGTCCTGTTCATCTTGCTGATTGTTGTAGGTGCCGCTTACCTATAA
- a CDS encoding YjcZ family sporulation protein has protein sequence MGAGYGGGFALIVVLFILLIIVGAAWL, from the coding sequence ATGGGTGCAGGATACGGCGGCGGCTTCGCGTTAATTGTCGTGTTATTCATTCTGTTAATCATCGTGGGTGCAGCTTGGCTTTAA
- a CDS encoding YjcZ family sporulation protein, whose protein sequence is MSGGGHGYGGGFALLVVLFILLIIIGASWL, encoded by the coding sequence ATGTCTGGAGGAGGACATGGATATGGCGGCGGCTTTGCATTGCTCGTTGTCTTGTTCATTCTGTTAATCATCATCGGTGCTTCTTGGCTGTAG